From the genome of Nitrospiria bacterium, one region includes:
- a CDS encoding NADH-quinone oxidoreductase subunit C gives MKNPNSIEALQKTFPHEIHSMEIKNNNEIYLKIEKNAIPAMAKFLHDDSSCPLINIIGTDERVRDGMFKLYFVFSDDRRDLFIIFQVDLEKNHPEYPSITPFIHAASWYERENQDLLGIKPLGHPYPFPLVLHAPGPDGYFPLRKNFDFKEFPIKRKEHWNPPPVSGEGVFEIPVGPVHAGIIEPGHFRFSVVGDTILNLAARLFYKHRGIEKRTEGKTFLEALFLVERISGVGSFSHSAAYCQALERLAGISVPLRAAYLRTLFLELERLYNHIGDVGNLCAGTGLIVGNAQGAILKERLMRLNMSLTGHRYLFGINKPGGLRKDISSNQIREVLKTLEVVEKEFSNLLGLILASSSNLDRLEGTGILTKETAKDHSVVGPAGRASGIDRDCRRDHPHAAYNKITFSVPVYHYGDVLARMKVRVEEVQQSFQMIRQVLQNLPPGEIEGDLPPISPYQTGLGFSESPRGEIIHWIMTGPDQTIFRFKIRSPSFCNWHVVPETVPGNIVPDFPLINKSFELSYAGCDR, from the coding sequence ATGAAAAATCCCAATTCCATCGAGGCTCTTCAAAAAACATTTCCCCATGAGATCCATTCCATGGAAATAAAAAACAACAATGAGATCTATTTAAAAATCGAAAAAAATGCCATTCCGGCAATGGCCAAATTTTTACATGATGACTCCTCCTGTCCCCTGATCAATATCATTGGAACCGATGAAAGAGTCCGGGACGGGATGTTCAAACTATATTTTGTCTTTTCGGATGATCGAAGGGACCTTTTTATCATTTTCCAAGTTGACCTTGAAAAAAATCACCCCGAATATCCTTCTATTACCCCCTTCATTCATGCAGCCAGTTGGTACGAAAGGGAAAACCAAGACCTTCTCGGAATTAAACCACTGGGACATCCCTATCCATTTCCCCTGGTTTTACATGCCCCAGGTCCAGATGGTTATTTCCCCTTGCGAAAAAATTTTGACTTCAAAGAATTTCCAATAAAAAGAAAAGAACATTGGAACCCTCCCCCGGTTTCAGGAGAAGGGGTTTTTGAAATTCCCGTGGGTCCGGTTCACGCGGGAATTATTGAACCTGGTCATTTCCGGTTCAGTGTCGTTGGGGACACCATTTTAAACCTTGCCGCCCGTTTGTTTTACAAACATCGCGGAATTGAAAAAAGGACGGAGGGAAAAACTTTTTTAGAAGCCCTCTTTTTGGTTGAACGGATTTCGGGGGTGGGCTCGTTTAGTCATTCCGCCGCTTATTGTCAAGCGCTGGAACGTCTTGCAGGAATCTCCGTCCCCTTACGGGCCGCATACTTGCGGACACTGTTTCTAGAACTGGAACGTCTTTATAACCACATTGGGGATGTGGGGAATCTGTGTGCCGGAACAGGTCTTATTGTTGGGAACGCCCAAGGAGCGATCCTCAAGGAACGTTTAATGCGGTTGAACATGAGCCTTACAGGTCATCGGTACCTTTTCGGAATCAATAAACCGGGAGGACTGAGAAAGGATATTTCCTCAAACCAGATCCGGGAGGTTTTAAAGACATTGGAAGTGGTGGAAAAGGAATTTTCAAACCTGTTGGGGTTAATATTGGCATCCAGTTCAAACCTGGACCGTTTGGAGGGAACGGGGATTTTAACCAAGGAAACGGCAAAAGACCATTCCGTGGTAGGGCCCGCTGGACGGGCTTCGGGAATTGACCGGGATTGTAGAAGGGACCACCCCCATGCCGCTTACAACAAAATCACTTTTTCGGTGCCCGTTTATCACTATGGGGATGTTTTAGCAAGAATGAAAGTCCGCGTGGAGGAGGTTCAACAATCCTTTCAGATGATTCGGCAGGTCCTACAAAACCTTCCCCCGGGGGAGATTGAAGGTGATCTTCCACCCATTTCCCCTTATCAAACCGGGCTTGGATTTTCCGAGTCACCCCGAGGAGAAATAATTCACTGGATCATGACAGGCCCCGATCAAACCATATTTCGCTTCAAGATCCGTTCTCCCTCCTTTTGTAATTGGCATGTGGTTCCCGAGACCGTGCCCGGAAATATCGTTCCTGATTTTCCATTAATCAATAAAAGTTTTGAGCTCTCCTACGCTGGCTGTGATCGTTAA